From one Amycolatopsis sp. FDAARGOS 1241 genomic stretch:
- a CDS encoding TetR/AcrR family transcriptional regulator has translation MSPTRAEQAAQTRRTVLDTARRLFAEQGYDATSLQLIADTMGVTKANVYYYFRSKADLLEALLQCSIAAFDALLDAAAALDDPRARRELLADGFVEQVVAQRSLSLLDPSARRHETLGRALEAQATRGLHLLYGATPTPDETAAYAMATELGPALRSLGHLPDAELRATLRRLCLRVLEV, from the coding sequence GTGTCACCCACCCGGGCTGAACAGGCCGCTCAGACGCGTCGGACGGTCCTCGACACGGCCCGGCGGCTGTTCGCCGAGCAGGGCTACGACGCGACGTCGCTGCAATTGATCGCCGACACGATGGGCGTCACGAAGGCCAACGTCTACTACTACTTCCGCTCGAAGGCCGACCTCCTGGAAGCGCTGCTCCAGTGCAGCATCGCCGCGTTCGACGCATTGCTCGACGCGGCGGCAGCACTCGACGACCCGCGTGCGCGCCGGGAACTGCTGGCCGACGGGTTCGTGGAGCAGGTCGTGGCGCAGCGCTCGCTGTCACTGCTGGACCCCTCGGCCCGGCGGCACGAGACACTCGGGCGCGCGCTCGAGGCCCAGGCCACCCGCGGCCTGCACCTGCTCTACGGCGCCACCCCGACCCCCGACGAAACCGCCGCCTACGCGATGGCCACCGAACTCGGCCCGGCGTTGCGCAGCCTGGGCCACCTGCCGGACGCCGAACTGCGCGCGACGCTGCGGCGGCTGTGCCTGCGGGTGCTGGAGGTCTGA
- a CDS encoding class F sortase has translation MASKSRLLTGFVLGAASVLGVELAAVVISAPPTAVVAGTAQPAAAALGVVPSPSPTPASSAPPPVSTAPSSTPTASPPAAPVEHKQPGPQKPGTIRLPGGGTAAMVRQGLGPGNTLPVPSDIGQAAWWGAALDAVSGASVFAGHVNWKGATGPFAELWNERIGGEVTIVDSAGKTSKYRVSQLVTVHKDDLPGRADDLFGQAGPHRVVLVTCGGRWIGGTDGYEENRVVIADPV, from the coding sequence ATGGCAAGCAAGAGCCGGTTGCTCACCGGTTTCGTCCTCGGCGCGGCGAGCGTCCTCGGAGTGGAACTCGCCGCCGTCGTGATCAGCGCACCCCCGACGGCGGTGGTGGCCGGCACCGCGCAGCCGGCCGCCGCCGCCCTCGGCGTGGTGCCTTCTCCTTCGCCCACGCCAGCGTCGTCGGCTCCCCCGCCGGTGTCGACGGCGCCGTCGTCGACACCCACGGCATCGCCGCCCGCCGCGCCGGTGGAGCACAAGCAACCCGGGCCGCAGAAACCGGGCACGATCCGGCTGCCGGGCGGCGGGACGGCCGCGATGGTGCGCCAGGGCCTCGGCCCGGGCAACACGCTGCCGGTGCCCTCGGACATCGGCCAGGCCGCCTGGTGGGGCGCCGCCCTCGACGCGGTGAGCGGCGCGAGCGTCTTCGCCGGGCACGTGAACTGGAAGGGCGCAACGGGGCCGTTCGCCGAGCTGTGGAACGAGCGCATCGGCGGTGAGGTGACCATAGTGGACAGTGCGGGCAAGACGTCGAAGTACCGGGTCTCGCAGCTGGTCACCGTGCACAAGGACGATCTCCCCGGCCGTGCCGACGACTTGTTCGGACAGGCCGGGCCGCACCGCGTGGTGCTGGTGACCTGCGGCGGCCGCTGGATCGGCGGGACCGACGGGTACGAGGAGAACCGGGTCGTGATCGCGGACCCGGTCTGA
- a CDS encoding DivIVA domain-containing protein → MVPERDNGLLPLRREYTQAWHGFDRTEVRQYLDHVEAQLRRLISDRDSAATQVATLQRELETARGEVAKLQDRVDELMKPPERLEDLDERMQRTVQLANARAEEVTKRAQVAAEKHWASSTEASTKLRERYQRLVEELDKQAEALHSEHEAALKETRAEVQRLTVEAAQRRELLDNEAERKRRKIERDFDAKITAERTAHEKLIADQRTASKQQAERRIAEATAEAKRRLDEATTEAKRRLDEATTQAAQRTTAATRKVERLAEIREQARKNLAMADEVLSRSEGLLAALPAESVIPSASKLVGGDEPAPAAAATPKPKPEVVSVDSPTTPASPTVKPKPAPANGNADPKAENGTPQPVSQSAGKPRS, encoded by the coding sequence ATGGTTCCCGAGCGAGACAACGGCCTCCTGCCTCTCCGGCGCGAATACACCCAGGCGTGGCACGGCTTCGACCGGACCGAGGTGCGGCAGTACCTCGATCACGTCGAGGCGCAGCTGCGCCGGCTGATCAGCGATCGCGACTCGGCGGCGACCCAGGTCGCGACGCTGCAGCGCGAGCTCGAGACCGCGCGCGGCGAAGTGGCCAAACTCCAGGACCGCGTCGACGAGCTGATGAAGCCACCGGAACGGCTCGAGGACCTGGACGAGCGGATGCAGCGCACCGTCCAGCTCGCGAACGCGCGGGCCGAAGAGGTCACGAAGCGCGCACAGGTCGCGGCGGAGAAGCACTGGGCTTCGTCGACCGAGGCGTCGACGAAGCTGCGGGAGCGTTACCAGCGGCTCGTGGAGGAGCTGGACAAGCAGGCCGAGGCGCTGCACTCCGAGCACGAGGCCGCGCTCAAGGAGACGCGCGCCGAGGTGCAGCGGCTCACCGTCGAGGCGGCCCAGCGCCGGGAACTCCTCGACAACGAAGCCGAGCGCAAGCGCCGCAAGATCGAGCGCGACTTCGACGCGAAGATCACCGCGGAGCGCACCGCGCACGAGAAGCTGATCGCCGATCAGCGCACGGCCAGCAAGCAGCAGGCCGAGCGCCGCATCGCCGAAGCGACGGCGGAAGCCAAGCGCCGCCTCGACGAAGCCACGACGGAAGCCAAGCGCCGCCTCGACGAGGCCACCACGCAGGCCGCCCAGCGCACCACCGCCGCGACGCGCAAGGTCGAGCGCCTCGCCGAGATCCGCGAGCAGGCCCGCAAGAACCTCGCGATGGCCGACGAGGTCCTCAGCCGCAGCGAAGGCCTCCTCGCCGCGCTGCCCGCGGAGTCCGTGATCCCGTCGGCGTCGAAGCTCGTCGGTGGCGACGAGCCGGCCCCTGCTGCCGCCGCCACGCCGAAGCCGAAGCCCGAAGTCGTCTCGGTCGACTCACCCACCACGCCCGCTTCCCCGACGGTCAAGCCCAAGCCGGCTCCGGCGAACGGCAACGCGGACCCCAAGGCCGAGAACGGCACTCCGCAGCCGGTGTCCCAGTCGGCGGGCAAGCCCCGCTCCTGA
- a CDS encoding SDR family oxidoreductase, with protein sequence MATFLVTGATGLIGRQFTRQLLTRPDADRVALVVRAGSREKLAELVDGWPHAERVTLVTGDLGEPLLGVSEQDRTDLRGVDHVVHLAALYDLTADDEASIKANVDGTQHVVDLAADLRAGCLHHVSSVAVAGDHEGLFTEDMFDVGQRLITPYHRTKFEAEKLVREQHEVPWRVYRPAVVVGDSETGEMDKVDGPYYLFPAISRLAGLPDLPLVGPDLGDTNVVPVDYVAKALLKLVTTPGVDGRAFHLVNPEPQPVVSVYNAFARAAGAPTITVQLGEGVSKRIVGLAKLSEHIPGFTIARDAVLERLGIPPVLLETMAFPSVFASAETRKALAGTGVEVPRLDDYAATLWRYWREHLDPFRARKHGPRGELDGRRVIITGASSGIGRATALKVAAAGGVPLLVARRQHELEEVRDEIIAAGGTASVYPADLTDEDSVHKAVDAMLAEHGRIDMLVNNAGRSIRRSIKLSYERMHDYERAMAINYFGAVRLILAVLPHMSERKFGHIVNVSSIGVQGIAPRFSAYAASKAALDYFSRIAATETHGDGITFTTIHMPLVRTPMIRPTKIYDAFPTKSPEQAADMVMKALIERPKHIGTPAGQAIGLTYALAPGLTDAIAYQGFRIFPDSTAAGGSGRLKIGRGEMHLSRAAMALARLSRGFHW encoded by the coding sequence ATGGCGACGTTCTTGGTGACGGGGGCGACCGGCTTGATCGGGCGCCAGTTCACCCGGCAGCTGCTCACGCGGCCGGACGCGGACCGCGTCGCCCTCGTGGTGCGCGCGGGCTCGCGCGAGAAGCTGGCCGAATTGGTCGACGGCTGGCCCCACGCGGAGCGCGTGACGCTCGTGACCGGGGACCTCGGCGAGCCCCTGCTCGGCGTGTCCGAGCAGGACCGCACCGACCTGCGTGGAGTGGACCACGTGGTGCACCTGGCCGCGCTCTACGACCTCACCGCCGACGACGAGGCGAGCATCAAGGCCAATGTGGACGGTACGCAGCACGTCGTGGACCTCGCCGCGGACCTGCGCGCCGGCTGCCTGCACCACGTGTCGTCCGTGGCCGTGGCGGGTGATCACGAGGGCCTGTTCACCGAGGACATGTTCGACGTCGGCCAGCGGCTGATCACGCCGTACCACCGCACGAAGTTCGAAGCCGAGAAGCTGGTGCGCGAGCAGCACGAGGTGCCGTGGCGCGTGTACCGGCCCGCCGTGGTCGTCGGCGACTCCGAGACCGGCGAGATGGACAAGGTCGACGGGCCGTACTACCTGTTCCCCGCCATCAGCAGGCTCGCCGGGCTGCCCGATCTGCCGCTCGTCGGGCCGGACCTCGGCGACACCAACGTGGTGCCGGTCGACTACGTCGCCAAGGCGCTGCTGAAGCTCGTGACCACCCCCGGCGTCGACGGCCGCGCCTTCCACCTCGTGAACCCCGAGCCCCAGCCGGTGGTGTCGGTGTACAACGCCTTCGCGCGGGCAGCGGGCGCGCCGACGATCACCGTGCAACTGGGCGAGGGCGTGTCGAAGCGGATCGTCGGGCTGGCGAAGCTCAGCGAGCACATCCCGGGCTTCACGATCGCGAGGGACGCGGTGCTCGAGCGCCTCGGCATCCCGCCGGTGCTGCTGGAGACGATGGCGTTCCCGTCGGTGTTCGCGTCGGCCGAGACGCGCAAGGCGCTGGCGGGCACCGGCGTCGAGGTGCCGCGGCTCGACGACTACGCGGCGACGCTGTGGCGCTACTGGCGTGAGCACCTCGACCCGTTCCGCGCGCGCAAGCACGGCCCGCGCGGCGAGCTGGACGGGCGGCGCGTGATCATCACCGGTGCGTCGTCGGGCATCGGGCGCGCGACGGCGCTGAAGGTCGCGGCCGCGGGCGGCGTGCCGCTGCTGGTGGCCCGGCGCCAGCACGAGCTGGAAGAGGTGCGCGACGAGATCATCGCGGCGGGCGGCACCGCGTCCGTCTACCCCGCGGACCTGACCGACGAGGACTCGGTGCACAAGGCCGTCGACGCGATGCTCGCGGAGCACGGCCGGATCGACATGCTCGTGAACAACGCGGGCCGCTCGATCCGCCGGTCGATCAAGCTGTCGTACGAGCGCATGCACGACTACGAGCGCGCCATGGCCATCAACTACTTCGGCGCGGTGCGGCTGATCCTCGCGGTCCTTCCGCACATGTCGGAGCGGAAGTTCGGCCACATCGTGAACGTGTCGTCGATCGGCGTGCAGGGCATCGCGCCGCGCTTCTCCGCGTACGCCGCGTCGAAGGCCGCGCTCGACTACTTCTCGCGCATCGCCGCGACGGAGACGCACGGCGACGGGATCACGTTCACCACGATCCACATGCCGCTCGTGCGCACGCCCATGATCCGGCCGACGAAGATCTACGACGCGTTCCCCACGAAGTCGCCGGAGCAGGCGGCCGACATGGTGATGAAGGCACTGATCGAACGGCCGAAGCACATCGGCACCCCGGCGGGGCAGGCGATCGGCCTCACCTACGCGCTGGCGCCGGGCCTCACCGATGCGATCGCGTACCAGGGCTTCCGGATCTTCCCCGACTCGACGGCGGCCGGCGGCTCGGGCCGGCTCAAGATCGGCCGCGGGGAGATGCACCTGTCGCGCGCGGCGATGGCGCTCGCCCGGCTGTCGCGCGGGTTCCACTGGTAG
- a CDS encoding WXG100 family type VII secretion target has translation MNSIPPRVVPDGMRDVAGEFARAIDSANAHLRQVNNEMAALQASWRGDASVRFGQAMNEWEQQYDLILGRLADLLAVTGGADGERRVPCPGGA, from the coding sequence GTGAATTCGATTCCTCCCAGGGTGGTGCCGGACGGCATGCGGGACGTCGCGGGCGAGTTCGCGCGCGCGATCGATTCGGCCAACGCCCACTTGAGGCAGGTCAACAACGAGATGGCAGCCCTGCAGGCGTCGTGGCGCGGCGACGCGTCGGTGCGGTTCGGGCAGGCGATGAACGAGTGGGAGCAGCAGTACGACCTCATCCTGGGCCGGCTCGCCGATCTGCTCGCGGTCACCGGCGGGGCGGACGGTGAGCGCCGGGTCCCGTGCCCGGGCGGCGCATGA
- a CDS encoding WXG100 family type VII secretion target, producing the protein MSFERADFTEADEILDRVGKTTGGIRAVLTQLESTVEQDVAGWTPEAQARYWAAKRVWTAALERMPDCVERARDAFREISGSCESPGGEACGLCP; encoded by the coding sequence ATGAGCTTCGAGCGTGCCGACTTCACCGAAGCCGACGAGATCCTGGACCGGGTGGGGAAGACGACCGGGGGGATCCGCGCCGTGCTGACGCAGCTGGAGTCCACTGTGGAACAGGACGTGGCCGGTTGGACCCCCGAGGCGCAGGCGCGCTACTGGGCGGCCAAGCGCGTGTGGACCGCGGCGCTGGAGCGCATGCCCGACTGCGTCGAGCGGGCGCGCGACGCGTTCCGCGAGATCTCGGGCAGCTGCGAGTCCCCGGGCGGCGAGGCGTGCGGGTTGTGTCCGTGA
- a CDS encoding dihydrofolate reductase, with protein sequence MTAAPLSGAQRADGADGRIVGLVWAQSSNGVIGRDGALPWHLPEDLKHFRTLTAGATVLMGRRTWESLPPRFRPLPGRRNLVLSSTPQPGVETFTDLDSALGACSADVWIIGGAAVYEAAVPFADRIVVTELRTPFDGDTHAPDVGRPPDSVGEWLESSTGLHYRFLRWG encoded by the coding sequence GTGACCGCCGCTCCGCTCTCGGGCGCGCAGCGTGCCGACGGCGCTGACGGCCGGATCGTCGGGCTGGTCTGGGCGCAGTCGTCGAACGGAGTCATCGGCCGCGACGGCGCCCTGCCGTGGCACCTGCCGGAAGACCTGAAGCACTTCCGCACCCTGACCGCGGGCGCGACGGTGCTCATGGGCCGTCGCACGTGGGAGTCGCTTCCGCCGCGCTTCCGGCCCCTGCCCGGCCGCCGGAACCTGGTGCTGTCCAGCACACCCCAGCCCGGCGTGGAGACCTTCACCGACCTGGATTCGGCCCTCGGCGCCTGCTCCGCCGACGTCTGGATCATCGGCGGCGCGGCGGTTTACGAAGCCGCGGTGCCGTTCGCCGACCGCATCGTCGTCACCGAACTTCGCACCCCCTTCGACGGCGACACCCACGCTCCGGACGTCGGCCGCCCACCCGATTCCGTCGGGGAGTGGCTGGAGTCGTCGACTGGCTTGCACTACCGCTTCTTGCGCTGGGGCTGA
- a CDS encoding NAD-dependent epimerase/dehydratase family protein, with translation MPGTVLVTGGTGYVGGWCTAELLRRGHTVRTSVRSAAKEAAVRRAVASEIDPGDRLEVVVADLTANAGWAGAVAGCTHLLHVASPLGGDGSCDPGAFIAPARDGVLRVLKAATDAGVERVVLTSSCAAAAPPIGTRSREVYDERLLTDVSDRRLGLYRRSKAVAEHAAWDFMAEHGGSTTPTTILPGAVLGPVLAGQALGPVQLVGTLLAGRAPGVPRLGYGVSDIRDLAHLHVRGARARSRRRAVHRGRRIPLAARRRARDPRDARPDGEPGGHAWIAGFVLRALALVNPACARWRPTSGARPCTRRRKHFGCSGGSRGPPRRPWPTAPGALSLSTEDG, from the coding sequence ATGCCCGGGACGGTTCTGGTGACCGGCGGCACCGGCTACGTCGGCGGCTGGTGCACCGCCGAGTTGTTGCGCCGCGGCCACACCGTCCGCACGAGCGTGCGTTCGGCCGCGAAGGAGGCGGCGGTGCGCCGCGCGGTCGCTTCCGAGATCGACCCGGGCGACCGGCTCGAAGTGGTGGTCGCCGACCTCACCGCCAACGCCGGCTGGGCCGGCGCGGTGGCCGGCTGCACCCACCTTCTCCACGTCGCCTCACCGCTGGGCGGCGACGGCTCGTGCGACCCCGGCGCCTTCATCGCCCCCGCTCGGGACGGCGTCCTGCGGGTGCTCAAAGCGGCCACCGACGCGGGCGTCGAGCGCGTCGTGCTGACGTCGTCGTGCGCCGCGGCCGCGCCACCAATCGGCACGCGCTCCCGCGAGGTCTACGACGAACGCCTCTTGACCGACGTGAGCGACCGCCGGCTTGGCTTGTACCGCCGCTCGAAAGCCGTCGCGGAGCACGCCGCGTGGGACTTCATGGCCGAACACGGCGGCAGCACGACTCCGACGACGATCCTCCCCGGCGCCGTGCTCGGCCCGGTGCTCGCAGGGCAGGCGCTCGGCCCCGTGCAGCTCGTCGGCACGCTGCTCGCCGGCCGCGCGCCCGGTGTGCCGCGGCTGGGCTACGGCGTGAGCGATATCCGCGACCTCGCGCACCTCCACGTCCGCGGTGCTCGCGCCCGAAGCCGCCGGCGAGCGGTTCATCGGGGTCGGCGAATTCCTCTGGCTGCGCGACGCCGCGCGCGAGATCCGCGAGACGCTCGGCCCGACGGCGAGCCGGGTGGCCACGCGTGGATTGCCGGTTTCGTTCTGCGTGCCCTCGCGCTCGTGAACCCGGCGTGCGCGAGGTGGCGCCCGACCTCGGGCGCAAGACCCTGTACACGTCGGCGAAAGCACTTCGGTTGCTCGGGTGGCAGCCGCGGCCCGCCGCGACGACCGTGGCCGACTGCGCCCGGAGCCTTGTCGCTGTCCACTGAGGACGGTTAG
- a CDS encoding thymidylate synthase yields the protein MPDTQYEDLLRLVLETGARKADRTGTGTRSIFGHQLRYRLSDGFPLITTKKVHFRSIAFELLWFLRGDSNVSWLQENGVTIWDEWASSDGELGPVYGVQWRSWPTPDGGHVDQISEVLRTLRENPDSRRIIVSAWNVADIPRMALPPCHAFFQFYVAEGKLSCQLYQRSADLFLGVPFNIASYALLTHMIADQVGLGVGDFVWTGGDCHIYDNHEEQVRTQLAREARPFPTLRLKPADSLFGYTYDDISVDGYDPHPGIKAPVAV from the coding sequence ATGCCGGACACCCAGTACGAAGACCTGCTCCGCCTCGTGCTCGAAACGGGCGCGCGCAAGGCGGACCGCACGGGCACGGGCACGCGGTCGATCTTCGGGCACCAGCTGCGCTACCGGTTGTCCGACGGGTTCCCGCTGATCACGACGAAGAAGGTCCACTTCCGCTCGATCGCGTTCGAGCTGCTGTGGTTCCTGCGCGGCGATTCGAACGTGTCGTGGCTGCAGGAGAACGGCGTCACGATCTGGGACGAGTGGGCCTCCTCCGACGGTGAGCTCGGCCCGGTCTACGGCGTGCAGTGGCGGTCGTGGCCGACGCCCGACGGTGGGCACGTCGACCAGATCAGCGAGGTGCTGCGCACGCTGCGCGAGAACCCCGACTCGCGGCGGATCATCGTGTCGGCGTGGAACGTCGCGGACATCCCGCGCATGGCGCTGCCGCCGTGCCACGCGTTCTTCCAGTTCTACGTCGCCGAGGGCAAGCTTTCCTGCCAGCTGTACCAGCGCAGTGCGGACCTGTTCCTCGGGGTGCCGTTCAACATCGCCAGCTACGCGCTGCTCACGCACATGATCGCCGACCAGGTCGGCCTCGGCGTCGGCGACTTCGTGTGGACCGGCGGCGACTGCCACATCTACGACAACCACGAAGAGCAGGTGCGCACACAGCTCGCCCGCGAAGCTCGCCCGTTCCCGACGCTGCGGCTGAAGCCCGCGGACTCGCTGTTCGGCTACACATACGACGACATCTCGGTGGACGGCTACGACCCGCACCCCGGCATCAAGGCCCCGGTGGCGGTGTGA
- a CDS encoding LuxR family transcriptional regulator, with protein sequence MKLVKVAVLASDPITKAGAASLLGTRAELQVLPEDSAAQADVVLVMEEHVTDRVLSRVKELGRESEQLAGPHLVIVADHFRESDLMTAIECGVVAILPRRETGGAELVTAVLTAGDGTASLPPRLQGALLGQVQRMRRDVLEPNGLTLSGLAARECDVLRLVAEGYGTEEIATKLCYSERTVKNVLYGLMTRCGLNNRAHAVAYALRAGAI encoded by the coding sequence GTGAAGCTCGTCAAAGTCGCTGTTCTCGCCTCGGACCCGATCACCAAGGCCGGCGCGGCGAGCCTGCTGGGTACCCGTGCCGAGCTGCAGGTCCTCCCCGAGGATTCGGCCGCGCAGGCCGACGTGGTCCTCGTGATGGAGGAGCACGTGACCGATCGCGTGCTGTCGCGGGTCAAGGAGCTCGGCCGGGAGTCGGAACAGCTGGCCGGCCCGCACCTCGTCATCGTCGCCGACCACTTCCGGGAGAGCGACCTCATGACCGCCATCGAATGCGGGGTCGTCGCGATCCTCCCGCGCCGCGAAACGGGTGGTGCCGAGCTGGTCACCGCCGTGCTGACGGCGGGCGACGGCACGGCCAGCCTCCCGCCCCGGCTGCAGGGCGCCCTGCTCGGCCAGGTCCAGCGCATGCGCCGCGACGTGCTCGAACCCAACGGACTCACGCTGTCCGGCCTCGCCGCCCGTGAGTGCGACGTCCTGCGCCTGGTCGCCGAGGGCTACGGCACCGAAGAGATCGCCACGAAGCTCTGCTACTCCGAGCGCACGGTCAAGAACGTCCTGTACGGCTTGATGACCCGGTGCGGTCTGAACAACCGCGCTCACGCCGTCGCCTACGCCCTGCGCGCCGGCGCCATCTGA
- a CDS encoding amidase family protein codes for MVQTAVEIARAVRAGELDPVQVTREALARIEAADGVVGAFRRVRAAEALAEAAEVAARPDLDELPLAGVPVAVKDVTEVTGEYAGWGSAAGSQAASAEDGVIAQRLRAAGAVIVGLTRVPELCIYPMSDDPGGIARNPWEPAFTAGGSSGGSAAAVASGMVPIAHGTDGLGSIRLPAAMCGLVGLKPGRGVVREPAEGWFGMSTHGPLATTTADAALLMSVLGERPDLASIGSPQPQRIALSTQVPVIRAPLPRPLARAVSRAGTLLAAAGHTVTDATPEYGFGTLVALVTRWFAGPAAHADAGFDLTKLQRRTRTHVRAGHLTSRFVSERARTAWLSRAQRFFRDHDVLITPTLATLPPMAQRWHRRSWLANSAPAVRVAGFTGAWNLAGYPALSVPVGRHPTYDLATSVQLVAPPGGEALLLGLAAQLEDVYPWPRSR; via the coding sequence ATGGTGCAGACTGCGGTGGAGATCGCGCGCGCGGTGCGCGCCGGCGAGCTGGATCCGGTTCAGGTGACCCGTGAAGCCCTCGCGCGCATCGAGGCGGCCGACGGCGTGGTCGGCGCGTTCCGGCGGGTGCGCGCGGCGGAAGCGCTTGCGGAAGCGGCGGAAGTCGCGGCCCGGCCCGACCTGGACGAGCTGCCGCTGGCAGGTGTGCCCGTCGCGGTCAAGGACGTCACCGAGGTCACCGGCGAATACGCGGGATGGGGCTCGGCGGCCGGTTCCCAGGCGGCCTCCGCCGAAGACGGCGTGATCGCCCAGCGCCTGCGCGCGGCGGGCGCGGTGATCGTCGGCCTCACGCGGGTGCCCGAGCTGTGCATCTACCCGATGAGCGACGATCCCGGCGGCATCGCCCGCAACCCGTGGGAGCCGGCGTTCACGGCGGGCGGTTCGTCGGGCGGCAGCGCGGCGGCCGTCGCGTCCGGGATGGTCCCGATCGCCCACGGCACCGACGGCCTCGGTTCCATCCGCTTGCCCGCGGCGATGTGCGGCCTCGTCGGGTTGAAGCCTGGCCGCGGCGTCGTGCGTGAGCCGGCGGAAGGCTGGTTCGGCATGTCCACCCACGGCCCGCTCGCCACCACGACCGCCGATGCCGCTCTGCTCATGTCCGTGCTGGGCGAACGTCCTGACCTGGCTTCGATCGGCTCACCGCAGCCGCAGCGCATCGCGTTGTCGACGCAAGTGCCGGTCATCCGCGCGCCGCTCCCGCGTCCGCTCGCCCGCGCCGTCTCCCGCGCGGGCACGCTGCTCGCCGCCGCCGGCCACACCGTCACCGACGCGACCCCGGAGTACGGCTTCGGCACCCTGGTCGCGCTCGTCACCCGCTGGTTCGCCGGGCCGGCGGCCCACGCCGACGCCGGGTTCGACCTCACGAAGCTGCAACGGCGCACCCGCACCCACGTCCGCGCCGGGCACCTCACGTCGCGCTTCGTCAGCGAACGCGCCCGCACGGCGTGGCTCTCCCGCGCACAGCGGTTCTTCCGCGACCACGACGTGCTCATCACGCCGACGCTCGCCACGCTGCCGCCCATGGCCCAGCGCTGGCACCGCCGTTCGTGGCTCGCGAACTCCGCGCCGGCCGTCCGCGTCGCCGGCTTCACCGGCGCCTGGAACCTCGCGGGCTACCCGGCGCTGTCCGTGCCCGTCGGCCGCCATCCCACCTACGACCTCGCCACGTCGGTCCAGCTCGTCGCCCCGCCCGGCGGCGAGGCGCTGCTGCTGGGGCTGGCCGCGCAGCTGGAGGACGTCTACCCGTGGCCACGCAGTCGCTGA
- a CDS encoding collagen binding domain-containing protein produces MGLSSRPRARLRSAAGLIAATLVGALSITAVGTTPASAATQEGVGLEIKPGQSVEGKPASRNWLGSYLVGGKQVFCVSFQLKAPDTSEKYKPGDELLTKWGEKIPADHAANISYLLLRYGDTKDANVAAALAHLLHSWTAAPRPGHDDLDPNLSKAEIGYDADFHLKALKAKSQAAYDDVAKLTADAETNRGPWTASVTPPKGDQHLGTAATWTITVKNAKGTGVPDVPVKIDAADATLAADSEPADAGQAADATSGSAAGQAAQTETTLKTGADGTISVKLTPTGDQPKLSTSLSAPADRPYVQNPVNTGIQNVVSTGGEKTLTAQGVAAVAKPGEVQVTKKDAKTGKGIGGAALRITGADKKTAATGQDGKPLTGPDGQPVVVTTSGDTGGVTVGNLLAPQDVCVVEVNAPPGYENAFDPKNPPSVCGSLKPGGTLALSLVNTPNEVPHAIPAGDQPVAMAKGAVDTSYSTPGLLGLAALALLGSALVGFAARRASRR; encoded by the coding sequence GGCCAGTCCGTCGAGGGCAAGCCGGCGAGCCGCAACTGGCTGGGGTCGTACCTCGTCGGCGGCAAGCAGGTGTTCTGCGTCAGCTTCCAGTTGAAGGCACCGGACACCAGCGAGAAGTACAAGCCCGGCGACGAGCTGCTCACGAAGTGGGGCGAGAAGATCCCCGCCGACCACGCGGCGAACATCTCGTACCTGCTGCTGCGCTACGGCGACACCAAGGACGCGAACGTCGCGGCCGCGCTCGCGCACCTGCTGCACTCGTGGACCGCGGCCCCGCGCCCCGGCCACGACGACCTCGACCCGAACCTGTCCAAGGCGGAGATCGGCTACGACGCCGACTTCCACCTCAAGGCGCTCAAGGCCAAGTCGCAGGCCGCCTACGACGACGTCGCGAAGCTGACCGCCGACGCCGAAACCAACCGCGGCCCGTGGACCGCGTCGGTGACGCCGCCGAAGGGCGACCAGCACCTCGGCACGGCGGCGACCTGGACGATCACGGTCAAGAACGCCAAGGGCACCGGTGTGCCCGACGTGCCCGTGAAGATCGACGCTGCCGACGCGACGCTCGCCGCTGACTCCGAACCCGCAGATGCCGGGCAGGCCGCGGACGCGACGAGCGGCAGCGCGGCCGGCCAGGCCGCGCAGACCGAGACCACGCTGAAGACCGGTGCCGACGGCACGATCTCGGTGAAGCTCACGCCGACCGGCGACCAGCCGAAGCTCTCGACGTCGCTCTCCGCGCCGGCCGACCGGCCGTACGTGCAGAACCCGGTGAACACCGGCATCCAGAACGTGGTTTCCACCGGCGGGGAGAAAACGCTGACCGCACAGGGCGTCGCGGCCGTCGCGAAGCCGGGCGAGGTCCAGGTGACCAAGAAGGACGCGAAGACCGGCAAGGGCATCGGCGGCGCCGCGCTGCGGATCACCGGCGCGGACAAGAAGACCGCCGCCACCGGGCAGGACGGCAAGCCGCTCACCGGTCCCGACGGACAACCCGTGGTGGTCACGACCAGTGGCGACACCGGCGGGGTGACCGTCGGCAACCTGCTCGCGCCGCAGGATGTCTGCGTCGTCGAGGTGAACGCGCCGCCGGGTTACGAGAACGCGTTCGACCCGAAAAACCCGCCCTCGGTGTGCGGTTCACTGAAGCCGGGCGGCACACTGGCGCTCTCACTGGTCAACACGCCGAACGAAGTACCGCACGCGATCCCCGCCGGCGACCAGCCCGTGGCGATGGCGAAGGGCGCCGTGGACACGAGCTACTCGACGCCGGGGCTGCTCGGCCTCGCCGCGCTCGCGCTCCTCGGTTCGGCTCTGGTCGGGTTCGCCGCGCGCCGGGCGTCCCGGAGGTAG